A genomic segment from Spinacia oleracea cultivar Varoflay chromosome 3, BTI_SOV_V1, whole genome shotgun sequence encodes:
- the LOC130469353 gene encoding disease resistance protein RPP8, translated as MTESIVASAVQWIGSLLIQEANTLFDVADQVRGLQQELELMQQYLQDADAKHEDDNNIRQITKLAYDAEDVIDIYVLNVQARSEESYESCILRLACFMHSAPKMYEVGKQIHQTRDKVKQIIENLNNDGFRRIPAVEDFRLPRHRRPQRRSYYYDDNFEYVVGLEKDMQKLLLEVLTGERNTQIKLLSIMGMGGCGKTTVARKLYNHPCIKKCFMNCMAWVSISQEWDTRHVLSEILRKVGGPKETSELHAKLNVEELMDKLYNILKEKLYLVILDDVWRKEALEQILPALPWGPTNHGSKIIITTRNRKIILSQNLQQHVYVHKPRPLSEEEGWDLLSKLALSHRRNCKIESFERLGKEMLKKCGGLPLAIVALAGILNTRESIGEWQLVSDTVRSRVMEGTYTDISSSVQDLLALSYEDLPYDLKPCFLYLGVFPEDCQISAGMLTRMWIAEGLVVAPNQEMSEEDVAVQCLEELSHRFMIQVVKTNFKGAIKAFHLHDLLRDLCLKKAKEKSFLHVYTGTSDQATSEASMLNIQPRRAALHSSITFPTQVSNLRSLVLLTKSSSLHNTYVSKTLDLRIVHQNFKLLRLLNLWGIKAVSGTLPTEIGSFIHLRYLGLRASNIIELPNSIGNLRKLLTLDYRNIDSDSNIPIRIPNIFGKFVQLRHLYLPVQSPWRLKELQLSSMSNLQILWGVRCVGGGDWFAREVPKLSTNLKKLKVIVTTEKDLKAVFNCPSLTVGRLHTFHCEWSNGVGLQLANPIFPHNQHLHKLVLVGKLQVNRLSFILPPNLVVLELKDSTLENEDPMMAAGALAHLKLLKLTNSFLGTTFTCKDDSFPVLEELYLASLPKLNMWEVQTGALPCLKKLVIIKCGMLHMFPLGLPFVSTLQQLECFGVPQEFVQKAEEAGWSRQSLRLPHNFEAIIEQSDTSVDFSSISKLYEQLTAGVFLNNKTQKYWVVKRNESYYNCFMLYANCLSLAECHPFKDIYLDNCWEWSEIEESEGVLIKVGKLKSPPFSNKFFNVLGDFDAGNLSPEITYEIAFVIKLPFLASERCLNGARSYFVYAPGTSNAEDSILHDKPKDEWTRVTVGEFRTSPEKIDQTLAFRLSGIEPGFEIRCVVIEPKALNS; from the exons ATGACAGAATCAATTGTTGCATCAGCTGTCCAGTGGATTGGCTCTTTATTAATTCAAGAGGCAAACACATTATTCGATGTGGCAGATCAAGTACGTGGCCTTCAGCAAGAGCTTGAACTGATGCAGCAATACCTCCAAGATGCTGATGCAAAACATGAAGATGACAATAACATACGACAAATTACGAAGCTTGCCTATGATGCTGAGGATGTGATTGACATTTACGTCCTTAATGTACAAGCCAGGTCTGAAGAGAGCTATGAGAGCTGTATCTTGAGACTTGCCTGCTTCATGCATAGTGCACCAAAGATGTATGAAGTCGGGAAGCAAATACATCAGACACGAGATAAAGTCAAGCAAATAATTGAAAACTTAAACAATGATGGGTTTAGAAGAATCCCTGCGGTAGAAGATTTTAGGCTACCCCGTCATAGGAGGCCCCAGCGGCGAAGCTACTATTATGATGATAACTTTGAGTATGTTGTTGGTTTGGAGAAGGACATGCAAAAGCTGTTGTTGGAAGTACTTACAGGTGAGAGGAATACCCAGATAAAACTTCTCTCCATTATGGGGATGGGTGGATGCGGGAAAACTACTGTGGCCAGGAAGCTTTACAATCATCCATGTATCAAAAAGTGCTTCATGAACTGTATGGCATGGGTATCCATATCTCAAGAATGGGACACCCGTCATGTTCTGTCCGAGATTTTAAGGAAGGTGGGTGGCCCGAAGGAGACGTCTGAGCTCCATGCCAAATTGAATGTGGAAGAGCTAATGGATAAGCTCTACAACATCTTAAAAGAGAAGCTATACTTGGTTATCTTGGATGATGTATGGAGGAAAGAGGCTCTAGAACAAATACTTCCTGCCCTTCCGTGGGGACCTACCAATCACGGAAGCAAGATTATCATCACAACTCGCAATCGGAAAATCATTCTGTCGCAAAACCTTCAGCAACATGTGTATGTCCACAAACCACGTCCTCTAAGTGAGGAGGAGGGTTGGGACTTGCTCAGTAAGCTCGCTCTTAGTCATCGTAGAAATTGCAAAATAGAAAGTTTTGAGAGACTTGGCAAAGAAATGTTGAAGAAATGTGGTGGACTTCCTTTGGCTATAGTAGCATTAGCTGGGATTTTGAACACAAGAGAAAGCATAGGAGAGTGGCAGCTGGTGAGTGACACTGTACGTTCACGGGTGATGGAGGGTACATACACGGACATAAGCTCATCTGTACAAGATTTGCTAGCTTTGAGCTATGAGGATCTACCTTATGATTTGAAGCCTTGCTTTCTTTATCTTGGTGTATTTCCAGAAGACTGTCAAATATCAGCTGGGATGCTGACTCGGATGTGGATAGCTGAAGGTCTTGTTGTTGCACCTAATCAAGAGATGTCCGAAGAAGATGTAGCAGTGCAGTGTTTAGAAGAGTTGAGCCACCGGTTCATGATTCAGGTAGTGAAAACCAACTTTAAGGGGGCCATAAAGGCATTTCACTTGCATGATCTGTTGCGTGATCTTTGTCTCAAAAAAGCCAAGGAAAAGAGTTTTCTTCACGTTTATACTGGTACCAGTGATCAAGCTACCAGTGAAGCGTCCATGTTAAATATCCAACCACGCAGAGCTGCTCTTCATTCCAG CATCACTTTCCCCACACAAGTTTCAAATTTGAGGTCACTTGTGTTGTTGACAAAATCTAGCAGCTTACACAATACCTATGTTTCCAAGACGTTAGATTTAAGGATCGTTCACCAGAATTTCAAGTTGCTGAGATTGTTGAATCTATGGGGCATTAAGGCTGTATCTGGTACCTTACCCACAGAAATTGGAAGCTTTATTCACTTAAGATACCTTGGTCTTCGCGCCTCAAATATAATAGAACTTCCCAATTCTATTGGGAATTTGAGGAAGTTATTGACTTTAGACTATAGGAACATTGACTCTGATAGCAACATACCTATAAGAATTCCCAATATATTTGGGAAGTTTGTGCAACTGAGGCATCTATACTTGCCTGTTCAATCTCCATGGAGGTTAAAAGAGTTGCAGTTGAGTTCTATGTCAAACCTACAAATTTTGTGGGGTGTAAGATGTGTTGGAGGGGGCGATTGGTTTGCAAGAGAAGTGCCAAAACTGAGCACAAATCTGAAGAAGTTGAAGGTGATTGTAACTACAGAAAAGGATCTGAAGGCTGTCTTCAATTGCCCAAGCCTGACAGTTGGCCGACTCCATACATTTCACTGTGAGTGGAGTAATGGAGTAGGCTTGCAGCTAGCAAATCCAATCTTCCCTCACAACCAACACCTACATAAACTGGTATTGGTTGGAAAATTACAGGTGAACAGGTTGTCTTTCATATTGCCACCTAACCTTGTAGTTTTAGAGTTGAAGGATAGCACTCTAGAAAATGAAGATCCCATGATGGCCGCTGGAGCATTGGCCCATCTGAAGCTTCTGAAATTGACAAATTCCTTCCTGGGGACTACGTTTACCTGCAAAGATGACTCGTTTCCTGTACTTGAAGAGCTCTACTTGGCGAGTCTCCCAAAATTGAACATGTGGGAAGTACAGACAGGCGCACTGCCTTGTCTTAAGAAGTTAGTGATCATTAAGTGTGGAATGCTACACATGTTTCCCCTTGGCTTGCCGTTTGTTTCTACCCTTCAGCAACTCGAGTGTTTTGGAGTGCCCCAGGAATTTGTCCAAAAAGCAGAAGAAGCTGGGTGGTCAAGACAAAGTCTTAGGCTGCCTCATAACTTTGAAGCTATCATTGAACAATCTGACACTTCTGTTGACTTTTCCTCCATCAGCAAGCTCTACGAGCAGCTCACTGCTGGAGTTTTCTTGAATAATAAAACACAG AAATATTGGGTCGTGAAACGAAATGAGTCCTACTATAATTGCTTCATGTTGTACGCCAATTGCCTCTCTTTGGCCGAGTGTCACCCATTTAAGGATATTTACTTGGATAATTGCTGGGAATGGAGCGAAATAGAAGAAAG TGAGGGAGTACTGATAAAAGTGGGCAAACTGAAATCACCACCTTTCAGTAACAAGTTTTTCAACGTGTTGGGGGATTTCGATGCAGGAAATCTCTCCCCGGAAATCACTTACGAAATTGCATTTGTGATAAAGTTGCCTTTCTTAGCATCTGAAAGGTGTTTGAACGGTGCAAGATCTTATTTTGTTTACGCTCCTGGAACATCCAATGCAGAGGATTCTATTTTGCATGACAAGCCAAAAGATGAATGGACAAGAGTTACTGTTGGTGAATTCAGGACATCCCCGGAAAAGATTGACCAGACTCTAGCCTTCAGGCTGTCAGGGATTGAGCCAGGGTTCGAAATTCGATGCGTTGTTATTGAGCCTAAAGCTTTGAACAGTTGA